In Castanea sativa cultivar Marrone di Chiusa Pesio chromosome 6, ASM4071231v1, a single window of DNA contains:
- the LOC142639605 gene encoding uncharacterized protein LOC142639605, with amino-acid sequence MMHFQGVPNEIMCRAFPTMLKGLARIWYSRLTPNSISTFKELGAQFVSHFIGGHRYKKSTACLMSIRQREDDLLKSYISRFNKEALSIDEANNKILVAAFINGLQKGKFLFSLYKNDPKTMSDVLYRATKYMNVEDALLA; translated from the coding sequence ATGATGCACTTTCAAGGCGTGCCAAAtgagatcatgtgcagggcCTTCCCCACTATGCTGAAGGGACTTGCGAGGATATGGTATAGCAGACTGACGCCGAATTCGATCAGCACTTTCAAGGAGTTAGGCGCTCAATTCGTTTCACACTTTATTGGAGGCCACCGATACAAGAAGTCCACAGCCTGTTTGATGAGCATTAGGCAACGAGAAGATGACTTGCTAAAGTCATACATATCCCGCTTCAACAAAGAGGCTCTATCGATAGACGAGGCAAACAACAAGATACTAGTTGCAGCTTTCATAAATGGGTTGCAgaagggtaagttcttattctcCCTATATAAGAATGACCCGAAGACAATGTCAGATGTGCTTTACAGGGcaacgaagtacatgaacgtAGAAGATGCACTATTGGCCTGA
- the LOC142639607 gene encoding uncharacterized protein LOC142639607, whose amino-acid sequence MGESGGFGHYHREEYPKFCMEKYCLQVWTTVRTPTRETPFRLTYGSEAVIPAEVGLTSYRVGNFDESKYDEAMHLQLDLVDEVRAVAKQRLVQYQDLMVKHYNSKVRHRDFQIGDLVLRKVLGASKDAFQGKFGPNWEGPYRIVSWHRKGTYYLETLDGKKLSHPWNTEHLKKYYQWMKNEGDNITLLISSLSFQ is encoded by the exons atgggtgaAAGTGGAGGCTTTGGCCACTATCATAGAGAAGAATATCCgaagttttgtatggagaaatattgtTTGCAGGTATG GACAACGGTAAGAACACCGACAAGGGAAACACCATTTCGATTGACGTATGGTAGTGAGGCcgtcataccggcagaagtggggCTAACAAGCTACCGGGTTGGAAACTTCGACGAGAGCAAATATGACGAAGCTATGCATTTGCAGCTCGATCTTGTTGACGAAGTCAGGGCTGTAGCGAAGCAGAGGCTAGTGCAATACCAGGACCTGATGGTGaagcattacaactctaaggttaGGCACAGGGACTTCCAGATTGGAGATCTTGTCCTAAGAAAGGTACTCGGGGCCTCGAAAGATGCCTTTCAGGGTAAGTttggacctaactgggaaggaccgtaCAGGATAgtttcatggcataggaagggaacgtactaccTAGAGACACTAGACGGGAAAAAATTGAGTCACccatggaacacggagcacctgaagaagtactaccagtggATGAAGAACGAAGGCGACAACATCACCCTCCTTATTTCTAGTTTATCTTTTCAATAG
- the LOC142640633 gene encoding putative FBD-associated F-box protein At3g50710: protein MAESSTQSNSKRQTLSPGKDAVVDRISSLPESLLCHILSFLPTKESIATSILSTRWKLLWTLVPKLFLDSDKINTSELSLDEDEDVEEAREIMFAHVVSSVLAQQECGELQTFRLKWQFWWDGSHLDAWLRTAAARKVKELNLDIYTDRDENLKLPPSFFSCRTLVVLNLTGTIDIDIDIDIDIDTPSLSFNFPSLKILRLVRIWLPSIINSQEHSFLKLLSGCPVLEDLSFSTDHFEGEYKLCVPTLKRLSISKIEYNESDYELEINAPALEYFEFYGDLRVIKFYEKLNNLVQADVYPYDSDYEDEEFDRTWVFNIFAALNNVKFLSFSPDGTEWHNFGNIYPSSFQNLVRLKFKVDGCNWNVLRDLLQKAPNLETLVITKGYDFVESNLYWKEPQYDPANLSSLTSFYYRGFKGLNDEVELVKYVLKEARVLKTAIFQVSSGESKESVLEKLSMFPRCSTTCLLRVE from the exons ATGGCCGAATCGTCTactcaatcaaattcaaaacgCCAGACACTCTCTCCCGGAAAAGATGCAGTGGTCGACAGGATCAGTAGTCTACCGGAATCTCTTCTCTGCCACATTCTCTCCTTCCTTCCAACCAAAGAGTCAATCGCCACAAGCATTTTGTCAACCAGGTGGAAGCTCCTTTGGACTCTCGTCCCAAAGCTATTCCTCGACAGTGACAAGATCAACACTTCGGAGCTTTCGCTTGATGAGGATGAAGATGTTGAAGAGGCACGTGAGATCATGTTTGCACATGTTGTGTCAAGTGTTTTGGCTCAACAAGAATGTGGAGAGCTCCAAACTTTTCGCCTCAAATGGCAATTTTGGTGGGACGGTTCCCATCTCGACGCATGGCTTCGCACTGCCGCTGCTCGTAAAGTAAAAGAACTAAATCTCGACATTTATACTGATAGGGATGAAAATCTGAAATTGCCTCCAAGCTTTTTCTCTTGCAGGACATTAGTGGTTCTGAACTTAACTGGTactattgatattgatattgatattgatattgatattgataccCCTTCATTATCCTTTAATTTCCCGAGCCTAAAGATACTGCGTTTAGTACGTATTTGGTTGCCGAGTATCATTAATTCACAAGAACACTCTTTCTTGAAACTCCTCTCTGGCTGCCCTGTCCTCGAAGATTTGTCATTTTCAACTGACCATTTTGAGGGTGAGTATAAATTATGCGTACCCACGCTGAAACGGTTGAGTATCAGCAAAATTGAATATAATGAATCCGATTACGAACTCGAGATAAACGCCCCAGCTCTTGAGTACTTTGAATTCTATGGTGATCTACGCGTCATCAAATTCTATGAAAAACTAAACAACCTAGTTCAGGCGGATGTCTATCCTTATGACTCTGACTatgaagatgaagaatttgaCAGGACATGGGTGTTCAATATTTTTGCTGCACTGAATAACGTCAAATTCCTCTCATTTTCTCCTGACGGCACAGAG TGGCACAACTTTGGAAATATTTATCCTTCCTCATTCCAGAATTTGGTCAGACTAAAATTTAAAGTGGATGGTTGTAACTGGAATGTGCTACGAGACTTGCTCCAAAAAGCTCCTAATCTAGAAACTCTTGTTATTACTAAG GGTTATGATTTCGTTGAAAGCAACTTATATTGGAAGGAGCCACAATATGATCCTGCTAATCTGTCATCACTCACAAGTTTTTATTACAGAGGATTTAAAGGTTTGAATGATGAAGTGGAACTTGTGAAATATGTACTAAAGGAGGCAAGAGTTTTGAAGACAGCAATATTTCAAGTTTCTAGTGGAGAGTCGAAGGAAAGTGTTCTTGAGAAACTATCAATGTTCCCAAGGTGCTCAACAACATGTCTTCTTAGAGTTGAATGA